TCTAAAAATGACTTTTCAGTTTTATTATTTTTATCAACGAAATAAATGTAGTTTTTTGCTGGGTTTGGATAAAGAACAAATTTCGAGTTTTGTTTTTCTTGTTCTACAATGGGTGGTGTTCCGTTCGACCCAAAATCAAATATTTTGTCAAGATACTCTATTCTTTTCGTCAACCATTCACGGATGTAAGCAAATTCTTCATACTCTGAGGATATTGTACTTCCAGAATTCGCAATTTGATCTCTTTCTAAAGCTCCATTATCTTTTAATTGATTGAAGTTGTCAATCAGTATTTGCATAATCTTATCAACAGTAAAAGAGCTAGATCTTAATTCTGTCCATCGATTTTTTAAGTCTAAGCGGAATCCATCTGTTCGTGTATCATTGTAAAGACGGTTAAATAATCCATTACTCATCAAATCATCTGTAATATTAGATATAGAAGATTCATATGCTCTACCAAATACTGCATCTAAATCCCAAGGAATGAAAAAATATTTTTCATTTTTATTATATCTCGCTGTATAGAGATTTTTACCCATATTGTCTGATGCTCTAATTAGGTTGATGAAGACAAAATAATCAATCAGGTTTTGACTGTCATATTTTTCATTATAATGATTATAAAAATCATCACTTGTACTGTTAATAACAAAATCATGAAGATTATAAAAAGAACTCCAGTCTCTTAAGTCTTTTGGATATTTATGTTCGTATCCTCCCCATATTTCAGAATTGTTATCAAAAGCATCTAATCCTTGATAAATCGTATTGGCCTCCCATTGGCTTCCTTTGTACAACTCTCCGCGTATCTCATCAGCAGTATTTTTTTTAAGTTTAAGTTGCTTTCTGTCAATTTTTTCTGAAAGAGCATATAGACCTTGATATTTATTGTTAATGAAAACTTCGACATAATTAATAGATATTCCTGTCTTTCCATCAGGTTCTTTGTCTTTATAATATAACTGGCTAATATTATTCCAAATATCCCAAGCACTTTTACTTGCTATTTTAAGAGGTTCATTATACATTGCCTGTAGATTCCAATCTTTATCCTCTCTCATGCCTAATAGAGAAATATCAGTTGTGTCATCTCCTGTATTATCATTCCAGAATTCAAATTCATAAGATTTTTTAGGATAAAGTTGTGAGGTATCCCCTCTGTATTCTATACCTGCATTGGATTGAGTTATAGTTCCGTTATTTTCAATAAGTTGTATTGTGGATAATACTTTAGGTGTATCGACAATATCAAACGTAGTATCAATATGTAATAATGGAAGATTGGTAAAATAAATAGAATATCTGTTGAACTCCCAATTAATAGTATATCTAATGCCGATTTTCAAAACTGCAACATTATCAAGAACTTTGAAATCATTACCATTGATGTTTATAGTAATTGCCTGTCCGTCAAATTCTAATTTACTGAGATCCGTATTGCAAACAATCAGTTTTTTTTCTTCATCTATTCTGTAACTGTCTTTAGGAAGTTCAATTGTTGAGGCATAAGAAAAAGTACTCAACAAAATTAGGAAAAGGGTTATTAGTTTATTCATACTGCATATTTTTAAGGGTGCAAAGATATTATTTTTCAAAAATTTTAAACACTCATTTGAATTATTTTCTACAAAACAAGATCAATATCATTAAGATCTTGCCAATAGTTTTTTAATTATCTTTGCAATCTTATATAGAATCGTATGATATTATCTATGACAGGTTTTGGGAGAGCCGAGACTGTTTATCAAGGAACAAAGATTACCGTTGACATCAAATCGCTGAACAGCAAAAATTTTGATTTGAATGTTAAAACACCACTTAGGTATAAGGAAAAAGAATTTGATATTAGGAAATTACTGAATGATAAAATCCTTCGTGGAAAAGTAGATTGTTACATCAACTGCGAAAGTCTGGATGACAGCAATGATGTGAAAATCAATCAAGATATTGTCAAAAATTATATTGAACAATTGAGAGCGGTTGCTTCTGATGCTCCAGAATTCGAATATCTGAAAATGGCGGTAAGAATGCCAGATGTTTTATCAACAAAAAGTTCTGAGTTGGAAGAAGATGAGTGGAAGGCGCTTCTTGCTGTTGTGCAAGATTCAGTAAGTAAATTTATCGAATTCCGCCAAACAGAAGGTAATAATCTAGCCGAAGAGATTGAGAAAGTTGTCCAGAATATCGAGTATAACCTAAGTCAGGTAGCCCAATACGAAGAAGAAAGGATTCAGCCCATTAAAGATAGATATCAGACGGCACTTAAGAATTTTGAGAATGTCGATGAGACAAGGTATTACCAAGAAATGGTTTATTTTGTGGAGAAACTGGATATTTCCGAAGAAAAAGTTCGTCTTTCTCAACACATCAAATATTATCTTGAAGTAATGAAAAACGAAGATTTCAACGGAAAGAAATTGGGTTTCATTGCTCAGGAAATGGGAAGGGAAATCAATACTTTGGGTTCAAAAGCCAATCATTCTGAGATTCAGAAATTGGTGGTTGAGATGAAAGATGATTTGGAGAAAATCAAGGAGCAAACACTGAACGTATTATAAGTGATAAATTATAATTGATGAATAATTCGATTGTCGCTTATCATTTATCAACAATCAATTATTATAATGGAAAAAGAATCAAGTTTTTCAAACTTCGAAGAAGCGAAATATTGATAGAAAATTGAACGATTAATCAAAAGCTCCGAAGGAGCGATATATCAATTATGAATGTTCTCTTCAAAATTTTGTTTATTTTTTCGATAACACTTTTGAAATCTCAAAATGTAGATTCACTAGCAAATATTCCGTCTGAATTAAAAGAAACTGAAATCAGAATTTATAAAGACAGAGGAATTACAAATAGCGGTTTTGTTTTCAGAGTTTATAAAGAAGATAAAACTTGGAAAGCGAATTTAACCCAGTGGTTTTTGCCTAAAGAAATCAGCAGAGATGAGGTTGAATGGATAAAACCAAACATCACAATTCTAAAATCTGAAAAGCCTTTAGAACTGTTATTTCTAAATTTACAAGCATTACATATAGAATTTCTTCCAAAAGAAGAATACTTCCAATACAAAAAGAATAAAAGTAGGGTCGTTTATGATGAGAAGGAAAAAGATTGGGTATTTGAAACGACAAATTCAATACAGATTTTGGACGGAACAGATTACTTAGTAAAATATCAATCAGGAAAACAGCGAAATGAATTCAATTATAATAATCCTGAATCTTATTTAAAACATTATCCAGAGATTGATGAGCTCCAATATTTTGTAGATATTTTAAAATATATCAGAAAAGAATTTAATATAGAATTTTAAAAATCAAATTTTGAGACAAAAAGTTATCATATTCTCCGCACCATCCGGAAGTGGGAAAACAACATTAGTAAAACATGGGCTATCTGTAGTTCCTCAATTAAGTTTTTCAATTTCAGCAACTACAAGACAACCAAGAGGTGAAGAAGAACACGCCGTAGATTATTACTTTTTAACACCAGAGGAATTCAGAAACAAAATTTCTAAGGATGAATTTGTAGAATTCGAAGAAGTTTATACAGATAAATATTACGGAACATTAAAATCCGAAGTCGAAAGAATCTGGAAAGAAGGAAAAGTCGTGATTTTCGATGTGGATGTAAAAGGCGGAATCCGACTGAAGGAGATTTTCGGAGACAAGGCTTTATCGATCTTCGTAATGCCGCCAAGCATTGCCGAGTTGGAACAGAGATTGATAAAAAGAAATACCGACTGCGCAGAAACCATCAAAACCAGAGTGGAAAAAGCAGGCGAGGAAATGACCTATCAAAAGCATTTTGATAAAATTATTGTTAATACAGATTTGGACGAGGCAAAAGCGGAAGTCGAGAAAATTATTAATAACTTTATCAACGAATAAAATCTTAAAAACACGTAATGGAAAATACATTAGACATTGCAATCAATAATATGCCTGTAAAAGGTTTTCTAGACCTTAAGGAATTTGCGATTCCGACAGGTGATGACCTTGTAAAAGCAATTCTTGACCTTAAAAAAGAAAAAAATGCGGTTATTTTAGCGCATTATTATCAGCCGGGTCCGATTCAGGATATCGCTGATTTTCTTGGTGATTCTTTGCAATTAGCAAGACAAGCAAAGGAAACCGATGCAGATATGATTGCTTTTTGTGGCGTTCACTTTATGGCAGAAGCTGCGAAAATCCTTAACCCGACCAAAAAAGTGGTTCTTCCCGATACTTTGGCCGGTTGTTCTTTGGCTGACGGTTGTTCGGCGGAAGGTCTTAACAAAATGCGTGAGCAACATCCAAATGCTTTGGTAGCGACTTACATCAATTGTAATGCGGAAACCAAAGCTGCTTCTGATATTATCGTAACAAGTTCCAACGCAGAACAAATCATCGAGGCTTTGCCAAAAGATCGACCGATTATTTTCGCCCCAGATAAAAATTTAGGAAGATATCTTAGCAAAAAAACGGGTCGAGATATGATTCTTTGGGACGGAAGCTGTATCGTTCACGAGGCGTTTTCTATGGAACGTATCGCAAAACAGCTAGCTGACCATCCTAACGCAAAATTAATCGCTCATCCGGAAAGCGAATCTCCGGTTTTGGAATTGGCACATTTCATTGGCTCAACTTCTGCACTTTTGAATTATGTTGAGCAAGATGATTGTCAAGAGTTCATCATTGCAACAGAAGAAGGAATTCTTCACGAAATGAAAAAACGTGCACCACACAAGTCTCTGATTCCGGCTTTGGTTTTTGACGAGAGCTGCAACTGTTCAGAATGTTTTTTTATGAAGAGAAACACTTTGGAAAAACTCTATCTGTGTATGAAGTACGAACTTCCGGAAATCATAATGGATGAAGAAATTCGTCTCAAAGCACTCAAACCAATCGAAGCAATGCTGGAACTTTCCAAAAGCATCAAATAAATTACAAACCTTGTCTTCCCAGATGAGGTTTTTTCATATAATTATTTGGGCAATCCCCTCGCCAATGCTTTTCCAGCCACTCAGGTCGGGCTATCCGTTGCAATCTTTTTTTTGCAAAAAAGGATTTCCACTACTATCCCTATTGCAGCTTTGCAAGAAAGAAAGTTTCTACAAAAAATTCAACATTTTTTAATTGCAATATTTGTCACTCGGAATGAATCTTGGTAGCTTCGTTTAGATTCTTTCGGAATGACAAACTTTATGTTTAAAAATATAATTTTCTTTTGCTGAGCGAAGCGCCTTTGCGAACCTTAAGAATATTTTCAGTTTTGATAAAAAACCTTTGCCGACTTTGCGTTCAAAATATTTTTCTATTTTTAAAGAATGAAATCAAAAATCATTTTAGAAGACATAAAAATCTACGCCTATCACGGTGTTCTGCCAGAAGAAGCTTTAATAGGGAATTATTATATCATCAATGCAGAATTACACGCCGATTTAGAAAAAGCATCACAAACCGATAATCTGGATGATACTATCAATTATGCTGAGGTCAGTGCTATCATTCATCAAGAAATGGCAATCCGTTCCGAGCTTTTGGAACACGTGATTGGAAGGATCATTAACAAAATTGAAAATACATTTACTCAAATCACTTTCATCAAAATCAAATTGACGAAAACAGTTCCGCCAATGTCGGGAGAAATGAAAGGTGTAAGCTTAGAATTTGAGAAATCGATATTCTAATAAAAGATACTAATCAACCCCTTCAGAGTTTAAAACTCTGAAGGGGTTTCAATTAGATAAATAATGTTAATAAAATCTTAAAATTTGGTATCAAGTTTGATGCAAAGAACTCAAATATAAAATTTATGAAGAATTATATTGCGGTTGGAATTGCTGCTTTGGGTTTTATTATTGCGGCTGCTTTATTGGGAAGCGCAGTGAAAAACAGAAACAAATCAGAAAATACGGTTTCTGTAACTGGACTTGGTTCCAAAACCTTTACTTCAGACTTGATTTCTTGGTCCGGAAGTTTTTCCAAAAATAGTTTTGAGTTGAAATCGGCTTATGACGCTTTAGCAATTGACCGGCAAGTGATTTCTCAATATTTGAAATCAAAAGGAGTGAAAGAAAATGAGATGATTTTTTCCGCTGTAGATATTCAGAAACAATTCAGAAGTTTTACAGATTCTAACGGTAATTATCAGCAAGGCGAATTTGCAGGTTATAATTTAACACAAAGTGTTTCCATCAAATCCAAAGAAGTGGCGAAGATTGAGAACATCTCCAGAAACATCACAGAAATCATCAACCGTGGTATTGAATTCACTTCTTCATCACCTCAATATTTTTATACAAAATTGTCTGATGTAAAACAGGAGATGATTGCCAGCGCTACAAAAGATGCGAAAGAACGTGCAGAAAAAATTGCGGAAAACGCAGGAAGTAGTCTTGGAAATCTTAAGAAAGCGACAATGGGCGTCATCCAAATCACAGCGCCTAACTCCAATGAGGATTATTCTTACGGCGGAACTTACAATACAACTTCCAAAGAAAAGGAAGCCAGCATTACCATAAAACTTGAATATGAAGTCGATTAAAAGTAAAGGAGCAAATATTTGCTCCTTTATAATTTGGTCTTACTGTCAAAAACTAAGGTTACTGGACCATCATTAATTAATGATACTTTCATATCTGCTCCGAAAATCCCGCTTTCGGTTTTCAGTCCGGATTTCTTCATTTCATTTTTGAAATATTCAAATAATGGGATGGCTTTGTCTGGCTTTGCGGCTTTTATATAAGAGGGGCGATTGCCTTTTTTATAATCAGAAATCAAGGTGAACTGACTTATGCAAAGGATTTCGCCATTGATGTCTTTTATTGAATGATTCATTTTTCCTTCATCATCAGAAAAAACTCTTACATCAAGGATTTTCTTTACAAGCCAATCTGCGTCTGTGTTTTCATCACTTTCATCAACGCCAATTAAAAGCATTAATCCTTTTCCAATTTCTCCGACAATTTCGTTGTCAACTTTTACGCTCGCTTCAGAAACGCGTTGGATTACGACTCTCATTTTAATTATAAATATCTAAAATATTGGACGCGGAATTAAAACTATATCCATAAGTCTTGGGAGCAATTTTTGCGACGCTATTGTCTGTCGGCTGACCTGTGATTAATATCCATTGTGAACCATCTTTCGGACAATAAATAGATGTGTCGTTCTTAACTTCCAAGGTTGTATCTGTATCTGGACAAATATGCGGCGCATTTCTATCATACACCTTGAATCCTGTTGTTGTTCTTACCACAATTAATCCTCTTGTTCCGGCTCCATCTACACTAATATATTCCCAAGCTCCTACTGTTTGTAATTTATAATATAAAGGTAGCCTGAGGTCAAGTTGGACTGAAATAATTGAGTTCGGAAAACAGCTTACGGTTTCATTTCTTTCACTACAAGAATTATTGATGGTTAAAATACTGATAATCAAAAATAATGCTAATGATGATGTGATTTTTTTGGCTTTCATTTCAAAATAAATTATATATTTGTAAACTCGATTCGAGACAAATTAGTATCCGGCAAAGGTCGGATTATTTTTTTATACAAACGATAAATTTTATTGTTATGAACTATGTGACCAAAGAAGGTTTGGAGAAAATGAAATCCGAGCTGGAACAACTAGAAACGATTGAAAGACCAAAAATAACGCAGCAGATTGCTGAAGCAAGAGATAAAGGTGATCTGTCTGAAAATGCAGAGTACGACGCAGCCAAAGAGGCGCAAGGGATGTTGGAAATGAGAATTTCTAAACTGAAAGATGTTATTTCTACATCCAAAATCATCGATGGAAGTCAGCTTGACCTTAGCAAA
The genomic region above belongs to Epilithonimonas zeae and contains:
- a CDS encoding YicC/YloC family endoribonuclease, producing MILSMTGFGRAETVYQGTKITVDIKSLNSKNFDLNVKTPLRYKEKEFDIRKLLNDKILRGKVDCYINCESLDDSNDVKINQDIVKNYIEQLRAVASDAPEFEYLKMAVRMPDVLSTKSSELEEDEWKALLAVVQDSVSKFIEFRQTEGNNLAEEIEKVVQNIEYNLSQVAQYEEERIQPIKDRYQTALKNFENVDETRYYQEMVYFVEKLDISEEKVRLSQHIKYYLEVMKNEDFNGKKLGFIAQEMGREINTLGSKANHSEIQKLVVEMKDDLEKIKEQTLNVL
- the greA gene encoding transcription elongation factor GreA produces the protein MNYVTKEGLEKMKSELEQLETIERPKITQQIAEARDKGDLSENAEYDAAKEAQGMLEMRISKLKDVISTSKIIDGSQLDLSKVSILTTVRLKNNATKGEQKFTLVPDNESDIKSGKISVNTPIAKGLLGKAVGETADIVLPNGNKLSFEILEISL
- a CDS encoding CotH kinase family protein, yielding MNKLITLFLILLSTFSYASTIELPKDSYRIDEEKKLIVCNTDLSKLEFDGQAITININGNDFKVLDNVAVLKIGIRYTINWEFNRYSIYFTNLPLLHIDTTFDIVDTPKVLSTIQLIENNGTITQSNAGIEYRGDTSQLYPKKSYEFEFWNDNTGDDTTDISLLGMREDKDWNLQAMYNEPLKIASKSAWDIWNNISQLYYKDKEPDGKTGISINYVEVFINNKYQGLYALSEKIDRKQLKLKKNTADEIRGELYKGSQWEANTIYQGLDAFDNNSEIWGGYEHKYPKDLRDWSSFYNLHDFVINSTSDDFYNHYNEKYDSQNLIDYFVFINLIRASDNMGKNLYTARYNKNEKYFFIPWDLDAVFGRAYESSISNITDDLMSNGLFNRLYNDTRTDGFRLDLKNRWTELRSSSFTVDKIMQILIDNFNQLKDNGALERDQIANSGSTISSEYEEFAYIREWLTKRIEYLDKIFDFGSNGTPPIVEQEKQNSKFVLYPNPAKNYIYFVDKNNKTEKSFLDITIYSKAGRIVKTINQNPIDQSVFIGSLSDGNYILNIKTDSGYKQSFKFIIDK
- the gmk gene encoding guanylate kinase, whose product is MRQKVIIFSAPSGSGKTTLVKHGLSVVPQLSFSISATTRQPRGEEEHAVDYYFLTPEEFRNKISKDEFVEFEEVYTDKYYGTLKSEVERIWKEGKVVIFDVDVKGGIRLKEIFGDKALSIFVMPPSIAELEQRLIKRNTDCAETIKTRVEKAGEEMTYQKHFDKIIVNTDLDEAKAEVEKIINNFINE
- a CDS encoding SIMPL domain-containing protein, which translates into the protein MKNYIAVGIAALGFIIAAALLGSAVKNRNKSENTVSVTGLGSKTFTSDLISWSGSFSKNSFELKSAYDALAIDRQVISQYLKSKGVKENEMIFSAVDIQKQFRSFTDSNGNYQQGEFAGYNLTQSVSIKSKEVAKIENISRNITEIINRGIEFTSSSPQYFYTKLSDVKQEMIASATKDAKERAEKIAENAGSSLGNLKKATMGVIQITAPNSNEDYSYGGTYNTTSKEKEASITIKLEYEVD
- the folB gene encoding dihydroneopterin aldolase, yielding MKSKIILEDIKIYAYHGVLPEEALIGNYYIINAELHADLEKASQTDNLDDTINYAEVSAIIHQEMAIRSELLEHVIGRIINKIENTFTQITFIKIKLTKTVPPMSGEMKGVSLEFEKSIF
- the dtd gene encoding D-aminoacyl-tRNA deacylase — translated: MRVVIQRVSEASVKVDNEIVGEIGKGLMLLIGVDESDENTDADWLVKKILDVRVFSDDEGKMNHSIKDINGEILCISQFTLISDYKKGNRPSYIKAAKPDKAIPLFEYFKNEMKKSGLKTESGIFGADMKVSLINDGPVTLVFDSKTKL
- the nadA gene encoding quinolinate synthase NadA; translated protein: MENTLDIAINNMPVKGFLDLKEFAIPTGDDLVKAILDLKKEKNAVILAHYYQPGPIQDIADFLGDSLQLARQAKETDADMIAFCGVHFMAEAAKILNPTKKVVLPDTLAGCSLADGCSAEGLNKMREQHPNALVATYINCNAETKAASDIIVTSSNAEQIIEALPKDRPIIFAPDKNLGRYLSKKTGRDMILWDGSCIVHEAFSMERIAKQLADHPNAKLIAHPESESPVLELAHFIGSTSALLNYVEQDDCQEFIIATEEGILHEMKKRAPHKSLIPALVFDESCNCSECFFMKRNTLEKLYLCMKYELPEIIMDEEIRLKALKPIEAMLELSKSIK